One Cuculus canorus isolate bCucCan1 chromosome 1, bCucCan1.pri, whole genome shotgun sequence DNA segment encodes these proteins:
- the ZIC2 gene encoding zinc finger protein ZIC 2: MLLDAGPQFPALGVGTFARHHHSAAAEMQDRELSLAAQNSFVDSAAAHMGAFKLNAGAHDLSPGQSSAFTSQAPGYPAAALGPHAAHVGSYSGAPFNSTRDFLFRSRGFGDSSPAGGQHGIFGPAAGSLHHPHTDAQSHLLFPGIHDQHGPHASQNVLNGQMRLGLPGEVFARSDQYRQVSSPRTDPYSAAQLHNQYGPMNMNMGMNMAAHHHHHPGAFFRYMRQQCIKQELICKWIDPEQLNNPKKSCNKTFSTMHELVTHVSVEHVGGPEQSNHVCYWEECPREGKPFKAKYKLVNHIRVHTGEKPFPCPFPGCGKVFARSENLKIHKRTHTGEKPFQCEFEGCDRRFANSSDRKKHMHVHTSDKPYLCKMCDKSYTHPSSLRKHMKVHESSPQGSESSPAASSGYESSTPPGLVSPSAESQSNTNLSPAAAAAAAAAAAAAVSAVHRGGGGGGGSGGGGGGGGHSGLSSNFNEWYV, from the exons ATGCTGCTGGACGCCGGCCCGCAGTTCCCGGCCCTCGGCGTGGGCACCTTCGCCCGGCACCACCACTCGGCCGCGGCGGAGATGCAGGACCGGGAGCTGAGCCTGGCGGCGCAGAACAGCTTCGTGGACTCGGCGGCGGCGCACATGGGCGCCTTCAAGCTCAACGCCGGAGCCCACGACCTCTCCCCCGGGCAGAGCTCGGCGTTCACCTCGCAGGCTCCCGGCTACCCCGCCGCCGCCCTGGGTCCCCACGCCGCCCACGTCGGTTCTTACTCCGGGGCTCCTTTCAACTCCACCCGGGACTTCTTGTTTCGCAGCCGCGGCTTCGGGGACTCGTCGCCGGCCGGCGGGCAGCACGGCATCTTCGGCCCCGCGGCTGGCAGCCTGCACCACCCGCACACGGACGCTCAGAGCCACCTCCTCTTCCCGGGCATCCACGACCAGCACGGCCCCCACGCCTCCCAGAACGTCCTCAACGGGCAGATGCGCCTGGGCTTGCCGGGAGAGGTGTTCGCCCGCTCGGATCAGTACCGGCAGGTCTCCAGCCCCAGGACTGACCCGTACTCGGCGGCTCAGCTGCACAACCAGTACGGCCCCATGAATATGAATATGGGCATGAACATGgcagcccaccaccaccaccacccaggTGCCTTTTTCCGCTACATGCGGCAGCAGTGCATCAAGCAAGAGCTCATCTGCAAGTGGATCGACCCCGAGCAgctcaacaaccccaaaaaAAGTTGCAATAAAACTTTCAGCACCATGCACGAATTGGTCACCCACGTCTCGGTGGAGCACGTTGGGGGACCCGAGCAGAGCAACCATGTCTGCTACTGGGAGGAGTGTCCCCGGGAAGGCAAGCCCTTCAAAGCGAAATACAAACTGGTCAATCATATCCGAGTGCACACGGGAGAGAAACCCTTCCCCTGTCCCTTCCCCGGCTGCGGAAAAGTTTTCGCCAGATCAGAAAACCTCAAAATTCACAAAAGGACGCACACAG GGGAGAAGCCCTTCCAGTGCGAGTTCGAAGGCTGCGACCGGCGCTTCGCCAACAGCAGCGACCGCAAGAAGCACATGCACGTCCACACCTCGGACAAGCCCTACCTGTGCAAGATGTGCGACAAGTCCTACACGCACCCCAGCTCCCTGCGCAAGCACATGAAG GTGCACGAATCGTCCCCGCAAGGCTCTGAATCCTCCCCGGCCGCCAGCTCCGGCTACGAATCCTCCACGCCGCCGGGGCTGGTGTCCCCCAGCGCCGAGTCCCAGAGCAACACCAACCTCtccccggcggcggcggcggcggcagcggcggcggcggcggccgcggtGTCCGCCGTGCACcggggaggaggcggcggcggcggcagcggagGtggcggaggcggcggcggccaCAGCGGGCTCTCCTCCAACTTCAACGAGTGGTACGTGTAG
- the ZIC5 gene encoding LOW QUALITY PROTEIN: zinc finger protein ZIC 5 (The sequence of the model RefSeq protein was modified relative to this genomic sequence to represent the inferred CDS: inserted 2 bases in 1 codon; deleted 2 bases in 1 codon) — protein sequence MFLKAGRGKKITTASVDGLGCVVMEPPLSKRNPTLRLADLAAAQPHPHQNMTGFPGLGNHHVHPHHAAHLHPGDAGGDPGGALTPLGPEHMAEPTALKLTPEALTAAAAAXSPLPPPPPPPPPPPPPPPPPPPPPAPPAAALPGFPSGGAAGREFLLRRELPAAAVHGALGEQHPPAGSPHLPPPPPHGVFISAAGTYGASDGAHAAFAHGEQGAPAGRHPPLNGQMRLGLAAGELYGRAEAHYGAAAASSSALQGYGSVNLSLAAASGHGHPHHPHPHHHHHHHHHGHVGAAGAFLRYMRQPIKQELICKWIDREPPPPPPPPPSPGGRKPCSKTFSTMQELVSHVTVEHVGGPEQSSHVCYWEECPREGKPFKAKYKLINHIRVHTGEKPFPCPFPGCGKVFARSENLKIHKRTHTGEKPFKCEFDGCERKFANSSDRKKHSHVHTSDKPYYCKIRGCDKSYTHPSSLRKHMKIHCKSPPPSPPPGSQGLPGPPDGPLSPDGDTAPRAAALSPPVTNLSEWYVCQAGGGGRRPRTPSSGGTSPLSEEDESHRTSGGRTAP from the exons ATGTTTTTGAAGGCGggtagagggaaaaaaataacaacagcgAGCGTAGATGGGCTTGGCTGTGTCGTTATGGAGCCCCCTTTGAGCAAGAGGAACCCGACACTGAGATTAGCGGATTTGGCAGCGGCTCAGCCCCATCCTCACCAGAACATGACAGGCTTCCCGGGGCTGGGTAACCACCACGTCCACCCCCACCACGCGGCCCACCTCCACCCGGGGGACGCGGGCGGCGACCCCGGCGGCGCCCTGACGCCGCTCGGACCCGAGCACATGGCTGAGCCCACCGCCCTCAAGCTCACGCCCGAGGCGctcaccgccgccgccgccgc ttcGCCGCTCCCGCCGCcaccaccgccgccgccgccgccgccaccgccgccgccgccaccaccgccgccgcct gcgccgcccgccgccgccctcCCGGGATTCCCGTCGGGGGGGGCCGCGGGACGGGAATTCCTCCTGCGGCGGGAgctccccgccgccgccgtGCACGGGGCGCTGGGCGAGCAGCACCCGCCCGCCGGGTCCCCCCACctcccgcccccgccgccccaCGGCGTCTTCATCTCGGCCGCCGGCACCTACGGGGCATCCGACGGGGCGCACGCCGCCTTCGCGCACGGCGAGCAGGGCGCGCCCGCCGGCCGCCACCCGCCGCTGAACGGGCAGATGCGGCTGGGGCTGGCGGCCGGGGAGCTGTACGGCCGAGCCGAGGCGCACTAcggagccgccgccgcctcctcctcggCGCTGCAGGGCTACGGCTCCGTCAACCTCAGCCTGGCGGCGGCGAGCGGGCACGGGCACCCGCACCACCcgcatccccaccaccatcaccaccatcaccaccacgGGCACGTCGGGGCGGCCGGGGCCTTCCTGCGCTACATGCGGCAGCCCATCAAGCAAGAGCTCATCTGCAAATGGATCGACCGGGAGCCACCGCCTCCTCCGCCTCCGCCTCCGTCGCCGGGCGGTAGGAAGCCTTGCTCTAAAACTTTCAGCACGATGCAGGAGCTGGTGAGCCATGTCACCGTGGAGCACGTCGGCGGGCCCGAGCAGAGCAGCCACGTGTGCTACTGGGAGGAGTGTCCCCGGGAAGGCAAGCCCTTCAAAGCGAAATACAAACTCATCAACCACATCCGAGTGCACACGGGAGAGAAACCCTTCCCCTGCCCCTTCCCCGGCTGCGGAAAAGTCTTCGCCCGCTCCGAAAACCTCAAGATCCACAAGCGGACTCATACAG GAGAGAAGCCCTTCAAGTGCGAGTTCGACGGCTGCGAGAGGAAATTCGCCAACAGCAGCGACCGCAAGAAGCACTCCCACGTCCACACCTCGGACAAGCCCTACTACTGCAAGATCCGCGGCTGCGACAAGTCCTACACGCACCCCAGCTCCCTGCGCAAGCACATGAAGATCCACTGCAAGtcgccccctccctccccgccgccgGGCTCGCAGGGCTTGCCGGGGCCCCCCGACGGCCCGCTGTCCCCCGACGGCGACACggccccccgcgccgccgccctGTCCCCGCCGGTCACCAACCTCAGCGAGTGGTACGTGTGCCAGGCGGGAGGGGGGGGCCGGCGGCCGCGCACCCCCTCCAGCGGCGGTACCTCCCCCCTCTCCGAGGAGGACGAGTCCCACAGGACCTCTGGAGGGAGAACGGCTCCCTAG